One region of Halohasta litchfieldiae genomic DNA includes:
- a CDS encoding DUF7342 family protein codes for MSEKEPSWPPGADAAERVRHVVLTQTEPQNAGWIATEADVSRDTAVKYLTRMVDRGELEVTETAEGMCYKPDSVTQLLREVRQLAEEHTLDELTQELNAIGEEIDGWKERFGVDSLAELRKSIGSEDLTGEDRHERLEVIEEWEYNVEIRESIQLAISLKSSLSTLGTDSLSGSSSTTLPQEG; via the coding sequence ATGAGTGAGAAAGAACCGAGTTGGCCTCCTGGAGCGGATGCAGCAGAACGCGTCCGCCACGTTGTGCTGACTCAGACGGAGCCACAGAATGCAGGATGGATCGCCACCGAAGCAGACGTCTCACGCGATACGGCTGTGAAGTACCTCACCCGGATGGTCGACCGCGGCGAACTCGAAGTCACTGAAACAGCCGAAGGGATGTGCTACAAGCCAGATAGCGTCACCCAGTTGCTTCGAGAGGTTCGACAGCTGGCCGAAGAACACACACTCGACGAACTCACCCAGGAGCTCAACGCGATCGGGGAGGAAATCGATGGATGGAAAGAGAGATTCGGGGTCGACTCACTCGCCGAGCTGCGCAAAAGTATCGGTAGTGAGGACCTTACTGGCGAGGATCGCCATGAGCGCTTAGAGGTAATCGAAGAGTGGGAATACAACGTCGAAATACGCGAATCAATTCAGCTTGCAATCAGTCTCAAAAGTTCGCTGTCGACACTCGGTACTGACTCGCTGTCTGGTAGTTCGTCGACAACACTCCCGCAGGAAGGGTAG
- a CDS encoding TrmB family transcriptional regulator: MTAEQHKAETVSLLQDLGLKEYEAQSFLALTQLTTGTAKEISEISEVPRTRVYDAVRVLESKGLVEVQHSSPQQFRAVSIEEATAILHQQYDTRIDDLQSHLEALDLQPEIDDSDRMQEVWALSDHNAIESRTHTVLEDAESEIVLLVVEEELLTEALYDRLHDAVDRGVDVIVGGETDAIIAKLDTELPSVKAFETELDWLLGPASDDEIAISRLLLVDRTTLLVSSFYPDDDHDESHEQAVFANGLENGIVVLLRRIISSGVLPVATPTR; encoded by the coding sequence ATGACCGCTGAGCAACATAAAGCGGAGACGGTGAGTCTGTTGCAGGACCTCGGGTTGAAGGAGTACGAGGCGCAGAGTTTCCTGGCATTGACCCAACTCACCACGGGGACTGCCAAGGAAATCAGCGAGATCTCGGAGGTTCCTCGGACCCGGGTGTACGACGCCGTCCGAGTGCTGGAATCGAAGGGGCTGGTCGAAGTACAGCATTCCAGCCCGCAGCAGTTTCGCGCGGTCAGCATCGAGGAGGCAACCGCGATCTTGCATCAGCAGTACGACACGCGGATCGACGACCTCCAGTCACACCTCGAAGCGCTCGATCTCCAACCAGAGATCGACGACAGCGACCGAATGCAGGAGGTATGGGCGCTATCCGACCACAACGCCATTGAGTCCCGAACACACACGGTGCTGGAGGACGCCGAATCGGAGATCGTCCTGCTGGTCGTCGAGGAGGAGCTCCTGACAGAGGCGTTGTACGATCGGCTCCACGACGCAGTCGACCGCGGCGTCGACGTGATCGTCGGTGGCGAGACGGACGCGATCATCGCCAAGCTCGATACCGAGCTGCCATCCGTGAAGGCGTTCGAAACCGAACTGGACTGGCTCTTGGGACCCGCGAGCGACGACGAGATCGCCATCAGCCGCCTGCTATTGGTCGACCGCACAACGTTGCTGGTCAGTTCCTTCTACCCGGACGACGACCACGACGAATCACACGAGCAGGCGGTCTTCGCCAACGGCCTGGAGAACGGTATCGTCGTCCTCCTTCGCCGGATAATCTCCTCGGGGGTGCTCCCCGTGGCGACCCCGACGCGGTAG
- a CDS encoding PAS domain S-box protein yields the protein MDRSGQFDTQAIFKAFDTVSNPTEPLTTEEVASAVGCELSVVQATLDSLGSQGLLKSKPIGEHTRVWWRPPEVNDLAHRRTESDSTGGVVRGLDEHTLIKQILEASPVSIVVVAPSGTIEFANERAEEMLGLERSEITSRTYKQPEWNIYYDDGTPVPVDEHPITRVLKTRQAVYGFEHGIELPDGTERWLSSNSAPVVTESGDVDYVVVGIEDATALKDREEKLTSEETRLIELSSEQLFEPFVAVADSEFQIDIDEVVRLPNGTALEYLTATGIPTKTVYEVFAQDPTVLDTKLLQSTDEGCRLEVHVDGLSIPLVFDQLGGKMISLIKTQSDGQPVCTGKIPGDLDLRTALGEIRRVHSDIELVSHELDYSPRLLYNIIEDVLTEKQLTAVQIAYYGGYFETPRTSSGNELADRLGITR from the coding sequence ATGGATCGTTCGGGCCAATTCGATACGCAAGCGATTTTCAAGGCCTTCGATACGGTGAGTAATCCTACAGAGCCTCTCACTACGGAAGAGGTTGCCAGTGCCGTGGGATGTGAGCTATCTGTAGTGCAGGCCACATTGGATTCTCTGGGCAGTCAAGGCCTGTTGAAGTCCAAACCGATTGGCGAGCACACACGGGTTTGGTGGCGACCACCGGAAGTGAATGATCTGGCTCATCGACGTACTGAATCCGACAGCACTGGTGGAGTTGTTCGTGGTCTAGATGAACATACGCTAATCAAGCAGATTCTAGAGGCCAGCCCAGTGAGTATCGTCGTTGTCGCCCCTTCTGGTACGATCGAATTTGCGAACGAACGTGCTGAGGAAATGTTAGGCCTCGAACGGAGTGAGATCACGAGCCGGACCTACAAACAACCAGAATGGAACATCTATTACGACGATGGAACGCCAGTACCTGTGGATGAACACCCAATCACCCGAGTTTTGAAAACGAGACAGGCTGTGTATGGATTCGAACACGGGATCGAACTCCCAGATGGGACTGAACGATGGTTGTCGAGTAACTCAGCACCCGTAGTTACCGAGAGTGGAGATGTCGACTATGTTGTTGTCGGCATTGAAGATGCGACAGCGCTGAAAGACCGCGAAGAGAAATTGACGAGCGAAGAGACACGACTGATCGAACTTTCTTCAGAACAGCTTTTCGAGCCGTTCGTGGCCGTTGCTGATTCCGAGTTCCAGATCGATATCGATGAGGTTGTGAGACTCCCTAATGGGACCGCACTTGAGTACCTCACCGCAACTGGCATTCCAACAAAAACAGTATACGAAGTGTTCGCCCAAGATCCCACTGTCCTTGATACGAAATTACTCCAGTCGACTGACGAAGGCTGTCGCCTAGAAGTTCATGTAGATGGCTTGAGTATACCGTTGGTCTTTGACCAACTCGGAGGGAAAATGATCTCTCTGATCAAAACACAGTCGGATGGTCAACCTGTGTGTACTGGAAAAATACCGGGAGATCTTGATCTGCGAACTGCGCTTGGAGAGATTCGGCGTGTGCATTCGGATATTGAACTAGTGTCTCACGAACTCGACTACTCGCCGCGGCTCTTGTACAATATCATCGAGGATGTTCTGACCGAAAAGCAGCTCACGGCCGTACAGATAGCCTACTATGGCGGCTACTTTGAGACCCCACGGACAAGCTCCGGCAACGAGTTAGCAGATCGCTTGGGAATCACCCGGTAA
- a CDS encoding AAA family ATPase produces MAYTSTQAHLLDELRRIDAILDAYAETQQADTTDNRSEIEPETVVDDPSRIPLALPEASREEIATLTDRIEGQCNQTESVSLRLRVLAETFDLSRRHLDVLLLALAPRIDEDYTQRFERLHEDTALSRLTVILVEKLFSRTSTEALTAGVLLGSDSPLREHDLLTFRPAPDGYESERGRLITVPDRITDYLKGSDGVDPNLKATLADHSTTQDTALTTHEATTTLSELTISDDLSDRLNNCSVTAGSRRYYWYGPAGTEKHRAVETLCPTDYYLKADLRAVLDAGALEGLSRETALLGRPLHLTHATAAVTAHGATNTTLESVFRALSELDVDVFVTGSESWTPTESTTGIDEIIEFPYPSIELRQQFWESHSSELPDDVDPAVLAGTFRLTHGQLRAALSTAHSLADDELTSEDIYAGCSAQSADGLGELAERIDPDSDWDEIQLRAKTRRKLRLVRTHITQQATIYSDWGFAEQSTRGTGVVALFEGPSGTGKTMAAEILAGDVGMDLYRIDLSSVVSKYIGETEENLEEIFEAATNSNAVLLFDEADAVFGDRAQVSNATDRYANAEVNYLLQRIESYDGIVLLTTNYSSNIDSAFQRRIDHTVSFKQPQQDTRTAIWQEIFPEDAPLGEIDYEFLSSFKFTGGQIKTIGQTAAILAAEDREAIEMEHLIQAVQLEYDENGRVIDPSEYEEYQELLYKESEDTEADQTDVRDDERIVSTERDSEDDIDFDSKSTDEQTVDDTTETDHDLEVDPADNDDVSDSAVDTRSDDERESADEPQSPDRTPEEIVRMFIDRLAMGDGNGVAELYHPKAAIDRFSRKDLVRLKQGELSIVSELKQVREDPSRVVIEFVQEMNGTEETVSYELRLDDSVWQVFNIQRTSNNHNRVTE; encoded by the coding sequence ATGGCCTACACCAGTACCCAAGCCCACCTCCTGGACGAACTGCGTCGTATCGATGCGATCCTGGACGCCTATGCAGAGACACAGCAAGCAGACACAACTGACAATCGATCGGAAATCGAACCCGAGACCGTCGTTGACGATCCGAGTCGGATACCGTTGGCACTCCCTGAAGCGAGCCGCGAGGAAATCGCCACACTGACCGACCGGATCGAAGGGCAGTGCAACCAAACCGAATCAGTCAGCCTTCGACTTCGGGTTCTTGCAGAGACGTTCGATCTCTCTCGTCGCCATCTCGATGTGCTGCTGCTCGCGCTTGCGCCACGAATTGATGAGGACTACACCCAACGGTTCGAACGGCTTCACGAGGACACAGCACTGTCGCGGCTGACCGTAATTCTCGTCGAGAAGCTGTTTAGTCGGACATCCACTGAAGCGCTCACTGCGGGTGTGTTGCTCGGAAGCGACTCTCCGCTTCGGGAGCATGATCTACTCACGTTCAGGCCAGCACCCGATGGATACGAATCCGAACGCGGTCGACTCATCACCGTTCCCGACCGAATCACCGACTATCTCAAAGGCTCCGACGGTGTCGACCCTAATCTCAAAGCCACACTCGCCGACCATTCTACTACCCAAGATACCGCCCTCACCACACACGAGGCCACCACGACGCTCTCCGAACTCACTATCAGCGACGACCTCTCCGACAGACTCAACAACTGCTCAGTCACTGCCGGCAGTCGACGATACTACTGGTATGGTCCTGCCGGAACCGAGAAACACCGGGCTGTTGAGACACTGTGTCCGACAGACTACTATCTCAAAGCCGATCTTAGAGCCGTCTTGGATGCCGGTGCACTGGAGGGGCTCAGTCGTGAGACAGCCCTGCTCGGTCGACCGCTCCATCTCACGCATGCAACGGCTGCAGTCACGGCCCACGGAGCGACGAACACGACACTCGAATCCGTTTTTCGCGCACTTTCCGAGCTGGATGTCGACGTGTTCGTGACTGGCTCGGAGTCCTGGACACCAACTGAATCGACGACAGGCATCGACGAAATCATCGAGTTTCCCTACCCATCAATCGAACTGCGCCAGCAGTTCTGGGAGTCCCACAGCTCCGAACTGCCAGACGACGTCGACCCAGCAGTTCTTGCGGGCACGTTTCGACTCACCCACGGACAACTCAGAGCAGCCCTGTCGACTGCACACTCGTTGGCTGACGACGAACTGACTTCCGAAGATATCTATGCGGGCTGTAGTGCCCAGTCGGCCGACGGCCTCGGTGAGCTAGCCGAACGGATCGACCCAGACAGCGACTGGGACGAGATCCAACTGCGAGCCAAAACGAGGCGGAAACTCCGACTCGTTCGCACCCATATCACACAGCAGGCGACGATCTACAGCGACTGGGGGTTTGCCGAGCAGTCAACTCGTGGAACCGGAGTCGTCGCCTTGTTTGAGGGGCCATCGGGAACGGGGAAAACGATGGCTGCCGAAATCCTGGCTGGCGATGTTGGGATGGACCTCTACCGGATTGACCTCTCGTCGGTTGTTTCGAAATACATCGGCGAGACCGAGGAGAACCTCGAAGAGATCTTCGAGGCGGCAACCAACTCGAACGCCGTGTTGCTCTTTGACGAGGCTGACGCCGTGTTTGGCGACCGAGCCCAGGTGTCGAATGCCACCGACCGGTATGCGAATGCCGAGGTGAACTACCTGCTCCAGCGAATCGAGAGCTACGATGGGATTGTGCTGCTGACCACGAATTACTCCTCAAATATCGATTCGGCCTTCCAGCGACGTATCGACCATACTGTCTCGTTCAAACAGCCACAACAAGACACTCGCACTGCCATCTGGCAAGAGATCTTCCCCGAAGATGCACCACTAGGCGAGATCGACTACGAATTCCTCTCGTCGTTCAAATTCACCGGCGGCCAGATCAAAACGATTGGCCAGACAGCGGCGATCCTGGCGGCTGAAGATCGTGAAGCCATCGAGATGGAACACCTCATCCAGGCCGTGCAACTGGAATACGATGAAAACGGTCGTGTGATTGATCCGAGTGAGTACGAAGAGTATCAAGAGTTGCTCTACAAGGAGTCGGAAGACACTGAAGCCGACCAGACGGATGTGAGAGACGATGAGAGGATAGTCAGTACCGAGAGAGACTCGGAAGATGACATCGATTTCGACTCTAAATCAACCGATGAGCAAACAGTCGACGACACAACTGAGACAGATCACGACTTGGAAGTCGACCCTGCAGACAATGACGATGTGTCTGACTCAGCGGTCGACACTAGGAGTGACGACGAACGAGAGTCTGCCGACGAACCACAGTCACCGGATCGTACTCCCGAGGAGATTGTGCGTATGTTCATTGATCGACTCGCGATGGGAGATGGGAACGGGGTGGCTGAACTCTACCATCCGAAGGCCGCTATTGATCGGTTTTCTCGGAAGGATCTGGTACGGTTGAAGCAGGGAGAGCTCTCGATTGTCAGCGAACTCAAGCAAGTCCGCGAGGATCCCAGTCGAGTTGTCATTGAGTTTGTCCAGGAGATGAATGGGACAGAAGAGACGGTCTCATACGAACTCCGGCTAGATGATTCTGTCTGGCAAGTGTTCAACATACAGCGAACATCGAATAATCATAACCGTGTGACTGAATAA
- a CDS encoding aldo/keto reductase, translating into MAPTNESGTFDLDGELTVNRLGFGAMRLCGEDIIGPPEDEQSAKEVVQQAVDLGVDFIDTADSYGPGVSERLLRDAVDTSEITVATKAGLLRNSDGEWLNHADPDYIRNQVLVSRDRLGVDSIDLYQLHSPDPDTPFEDSVTAFAELKDEGFIDHIGLSNVSVDQLEAAKEHVEIATVQNQYNVLNRDHEDVLEACEKYGIGFMPYFPIAAGSISGIDAIQEVADAHEASVYQIALAWLLEHSDVTLPIPGTASLEHLKENVAASSISLSNEEYSQLVGIASTSQ; encoded by the coding sequence ATGGCACCGACAAACGAGAGCGGCACATTCGATCTCGATGGCGAATTAACAGTGAACCGACTGGGCTTCGGCGCGATGCGTCTCTGTGGCGAGGATATCATCGGGCCACCTGAGGATGAACAGTCTGCCAAAGAAGTCGTCCAACAGGCCGTCGACCTCGGCGTCGACTTCATCGACACCGCAGACTCATACGGACCGGGTGTCAGCGAACGCCTACTGCGTGACGCCGTCGATACGTCCGAGATAACGGTCGCTACGAAGGCCGGGCTGCTTCGAAACAGCGATGGCGAGTGGCTCAACCACGCCGATCCCGACTACATCCGCAATCAAGTGTTAGTCAGTCGTGACCGCCTCGGCGTGGATTCAATTGATCTCTACCAGCTGCACAGCCCCGATCCGGACACGCCGTTCGAGGACAGTGTCACAGCGTTCGCAGAGCTCAAAGACGAGGGATTCATCGATCACATCGGGCTTTCGAACGTCAGCGTCGACCAGCTCGAAGCGGCCAAAGAGCACGTTGAGATTGCAACCGTCCAGAACCAGTACAACGTGTTGAACCGCGACCACGAGGATGTTCTTGAAGCCTGTGAGAAGTACGGGATTGGCTTTATGCCTTACTTCCCGATCGCCGCCGGGTCGATCTCTGGCATTGATGCCATCCAGGAGGTGGCCGATGCACACGAGGCATCAGTCTACCAGATTGCGCTTGCGTGGTTGCTCGAACACTCGGATGTGACGCTGCCGATTCCAGGTACCGCAAGCCTCGAACACCTCAAAGAGAACGTCGCTGCCTCTTCGATCTCACTCTCGAATGAGGAGTACAGCCAGTTAGTCGGGATCGCGTCGACCAGTCAGTAG
- a CDS encoding diacylglycerol kinase family protein, producing MLAYVLTTLSTMRTFEGLELKISVGPDAEPIWTGTALMMLMRNGRRFPGEQMRQANMEDGLVNVVIMEDAPTMDYLSKGAADKLLRRGASHLTRLKSDHLAVRVKGDPVQFSLDGEMIETPRLTVDSRPVEPQEIGAPHTPLPYPLKTHRSAVC from the coding sequence GTGTTGGCCTACGTGCTCACCACACTGTCGACGATGCGGACGTTCGAAGGACTTGAACTGAAGATTTCGGTCGGCCCTGACGCCGAGCCGATTTGGACCGGCACCGCACTGATGATGCTTATGCGCAACGGTCGACGCTTCCCCGGCGAGCAAATGCGACAGGCGAACATGGAAGACGGGCTCGTCAACGTCGTGATTATGGAGGATGCACCAACGATGGACTACCTCTCGAAAGGTGCGGCTGACAAACTACTTCGACGTGGCGCGAGCCATCTCACCCGACTCAAATCCGACCATCTCGCAGTGCGAGTCAAGGGCGACCCCGTGCAGTTCAGTCTCGACGGTGAGATGATCGAGACACCTCGGCTGACTGTAGATAGTCGACCGGTTGAACCACAAGAAATCGGAGCGCCGCACACACCACTTCCATACCCTCTCAAAACACATCGTTCAGCGGTGTGTTGA
- a CDS encoding DUF7344 domain-containing protein, with the protein MADPVRRYVLYYFDEQETPVSFDRLATRVAAWHTDSDPYIVDDATLTEIRTALSARERTSTKRWTPARSVEDQSPKSRPSVN; encoded by the coding sequence TTGGCAGACCCCGTTCGTCGGTACGTCCTGTACTACTTCGACGAGCAGGAGACTCCAGTCTCCTTCGACCGCCTCGCCACGCGGGTTGCCGCCTGGCACACCGACAGCGACCCGTACATCGTCGACGACGCCACCCTCACCGAGATCCGCACGGCCCTGTCTGCGAGAGAACGTACATCAACAAAGCGATGGACGCCTGCTCGAAGTGTGGAGGATCAGTCGCCCAAATCCCGACCGAGCGTGAATTAG
- a CDS encoding helix-turn-helix domain-containing protein, producing MIKWADSVVDQIASYTNQGASILSATGTREGWRLRFRFANRDHFESFVEALNERNQSYSLLELIEPDKPRLSVGSLTPRQREALVAAWEHGYYNIPRETSGEEIAAELDISHQTLSELLRRGTEKLIKSQLVTTG from the coding sequence ATGATAAAGTGGGCTGACAGCGTCGTGGATCAAATAGCTAGTTACACCAACCAAGGAGCATCGATTCTGAGTGCGACAGGAACTCGTGAAGGGTGGCGGCTTCGCTTTCGATTTGCAAATCGCGACCATTTCGAATCCTTCGTTGAAGCCCTGAACGAACGGAACCAATCATACTCTCTATTGGAACTAATAGAACCAGACAAACCTCGCCTATCAGTGGGAAGTTTGACACCCCGACAGCGAGAAGCCCTTGTAGCAGCGTGGGAGCATGGCTACTATAACATTCCACGAGAGACTTCGGGCGAGGAAATCGCAGCAGAACTCGATATATCTCACCAAACGCTCTCCGAGTTACTTCGACGTGGGACGGAGAAGCTCATTAAGTCGCAATTGGTGACAACCGGATAA
- a CDS encoding Lrp/AsnC family transcriptional regulator, whose product MDDLQIDDVDRSILHQLQLNARQTDTEIAEKVDVTSTTVRNRLDKLEDGGVIRGYYPDINYEQAGYPLHVMFVCTINPNNLDSLAEQILDVRGVVTTRDLLGGERNVHVEVVAGTVREIEEIRNELADLGMMINSSEIISETEVQSWDHFYPRPGPDADQDDDTDDASVTDQG is encoded by the coding sequence ATGGACGATCTCCAAATCGACGACGTGGACCGGAGCATCTTGCACCAACTCCAGCTCAACGCTCGCCAGACCGATACGGAGATCGCCGAGAAAGTGGATGTGACCTCCACGACGGTCCGGAATCGCCTCGACAAACTCGAAGACGGGGGCGTCATCCGGGGCTATTACCCCGATATCAACTACGAGCAAGCGGGCTACCCCCTCCACGTCATGTTCGTTTGCACCATCAATCCGAATAATCTGGATTCACTGGCCGAACAAATCCTCGACGTTCGCGGTGTGGTGACCACCCGGGATTTGCTTGGTGGCGAACGGAATGTCCACGTCGAGGTCGTCGCTGGCACGGTCAGGGAGATCGAAGAGATCCGCAACGAACTAGCGGATTTGGGCATGATGATCAACAGTTCTGAGATCATATCCGAGACGGAGGTCCAGTCATGGGACCACTTCTATCCACGGCCGGGTCCCGACGCGGACCAGGACGACGACACTGACGACGCGTCGGTCACTGATCAAGGATAG
- a CDS encoding eCIS core domain-containing protein, producing MDRTATEASSDSGGWSRQATLEETEAHFGMDVPDKDTMFRLQRLEAMNTTERVRGWVDEGMTIEDMGNPLTIEAFRERQAERPPEVPTNIERQNKRSVQRSEKAASKTGPSGETGVPDSVRDVISSTGQSLDASIQRAMEDRMGDSFGDVQVHTGPTAASACESINARAFTVGNHVAFNQGEYDPESPEGQHVLAHELAHVRQQTGGAVSMLPQEGLELEIDPDPQLEREAEATAQQVMQGGELGIQRMAATEVHLQRYPGQERVEQAREQITERLQDDQNNSVSADPEDLAKEVEEIKQRQEQMMETLTTAQPGAATDGEWGKAATKGVVGSLASAGTGALLGAAAGSVIPGIGTTVGAVTGAAVSDVMKETVEFMDSNRPGGKGEELEQMYQEISRMYQELKEGSANGGESYRF from the coding sequence GTGGATAGAACTGCGACGGAGGCGTCATCCGACTCAGGAGGCTGGTCACGGCAGGCGACGCTCGAAGAGACTGAAGCCCACTTCGGGATGGATGTTCCGGACAAAGACACCATGTTTCGGCTCCAACGACTCGAAGCGATGAACACGACCGAGCGTGTTCGTGGCTGGGTCGATGAGGGAATGACCATCGAGGATATGGGCAACCCACTCACGATAGAGGCGTTTCGAGAACGCCAGGCCGAGCGTCCACCAGAGGTGCCCACGAATATCGAACGACAGAACAAGCGGTCGGTCCAGCGGAGTGAAAAAGCCGCTTCGAAGACAGGGCCATCGGGTGAGACGGGCGTTCCCGATTCGGTTCGGGACGTAATCTCGTCGACGGGCCAGTCGCTCGATGCCTCGATCCAGCGCGCAATGGAAGACCGTATGGGCGATTCGTTCGGGGATGTTCAGGTTCACACCGGTCCGACAGCAGCCAGCGCGTGTGAATCGATCAATGCCCGTGCGTTCACCGTCGGGAATCATGTCGCGTTCAATCAGGGAGAATATGATCCGGAATCACCGGAGGGCCAGCACGTCTTGGCTCATGAACTGGCGCACGTCCGCCAGCAGACTGGCGGAGCCGTGTCGATGTTGCCACAAGAGGGATTGGAGTTGGAGATCGATCCAGACCCACAGTTGGAGAGAGAGGCCGAAGCTACTGCCCAGCAGGTGATGCAGGGTGGTGAGTTAGGAATTCAACGGATGGCTGCCACAGAGGTCCATCTCCAGCGGTATCCCGGCCAAGAACGCGTTGAACAGGCCCGCGAGCAAATTACAGAACGGTTGCAGGACGATCAAAACAATAGTGTCTCAGCTGATCCAGAGGACCTAGCCAAAGAAGTCGAAGAGATCAAACAGCGTCAAGAGCAGATGATGGAGACGCTGACGACGGCCCAACCCGGAGCAGCAACCGATGGTGAGTGGGGAAAGGCAGCCACAAAAGGTGTCGTTGGCTCACTTGCTAGTGCTGGAACCGGTGCCTTGCTCGGTGCTGCTGCTGGCTCAGTGATTCCAGGAATAGGGACAACAGTCGGCGCCGTTACTGGTGCTGCTGTATCCGACGTGATGAAGGAAACTGTCGAGTTCATGGATTCAAACCGCCCAGGTGGAAAGGGTGAAGAACTCGAACAGATGTATCAAGAGATCTCTCGGATGTATCAGGAACTCAAAGAAGGGTCTGCGAATGGTGGAGAGAGTTACCGATTTTAA
- a CDS encoding Fic family protein: MPPKELPDSAPGKYVSYHPNPYYSPDPLPVEPKLELSEQTNDLVADAAYQIGRVDGISSTVDFSAVLYTSLIRIEAVESARIEGADVAYQDVESYHTKHPEGGASATIEKDLKEALNYETALTYGLDRIESGASITLSLLNELHSMLLEDVRNEGDVVGDFRDHMVHLTSPESGQRPFVPPTPEGLTGLMASLESYIQMGGQYHPLVDAAIIHYFFETVHPFSDGNGRLGRLLIILYLASEGYLESPYIYPSAYFNRHKVEYVERMRAVSEKGAWNEWLTFFLEGLRSQAETSYDRTHRLRDLQERYEKEYPGSTNTDTFARQLLQYPYFTALDLVEYLDVSRRTAYKVVDDLESDGLIEEVTGKERGKEYKAVEVFEILE, encoded by the coding sequence ATGCCCCCGAAAGAGCTCCCCGATAGTGCACCGGGAAAGTATGTCTCCTATCATCCGAATCCATACTATTCACCGGATCCGCTCCCAGTAGAGCCGAAGCTCGAACTCTCCGAACAGACAAACGATCTGGTGGCCGATGCAGCGTATCAAATCGGTCGTGTCGACGGCATCAGCTCGACAGTCGACTTCTCAGCTGTTCTGTATACCTCTCTCATACGTATCGAGGCCGTCGAGTCAGCGCGTATCGAAGGAGCAGATGTCGCATATCAAGACGTCGAATCATACCACACAAAGCATCCCGAAGGCGGGGCTAGTGCGACAATTGAGAAAGACCTGAAAGAGGCCCTCAATTACGAGACTGCACTCACATACGGACTCGACAGAATCGAGAGCGGAGCGTCGATAACACTCTCGCTTCTCAATGAACTCCATTCGATGCTGCTTGAGGATGTCCGAAACGAGGGTGACGTTGTCGGTGACTTCCGTGACCATATGGTTCATCTCACGAGTCCAGAGTCAGGACAGCGTCCGTTCGTCCCACCGACTCCGGAGGGACTCACTGGACTCATGGCCTCACTTGAGTCGTACATCCAGATGGGTGGACAGTACCATCCCCTCGTCGATGCCGCCATCATTCACTATTTCTTCGAGACAGTCCACCCCTTCTCGGATGGGAACGGTCGACTCGGTCGATTACTCATTATTCTGTATTTGGCGAGCGAAGGGTACCTCGAAAGTCCATACATCTACCCGAGTGCGTACTTCAATCGTCACAAAGTCGAGTACGTCGAGCGGATGCGTGCGGTGAGCGAGAAAGGGGCATGGAATGAGTGGCTCACGTTCTTCCTCGAAGGACTCAGAAGTCAAGCTGAGACGTCGTACGACCGGACTCACCGACTCCGAGATCTCCAAGAGCGCTACGAGAAGGAGTACCCCGGCAGCACGAATACGGACACATTTGCTCGGCAGTTACTCCAGTATCCGTATTTCACGGCACTAGACCTCGTGGAGTATCTCGACGTCTCACGCCGGACTGCCTACAAGGTCGTCGATGACCTCGAATCGGATGGCCTCATTGAGGAAGTGACCGGTAAAGAACGCGGGAAGGAATACAAAGCAGTCGAGGTGTTCGAAATTCTGGAGTAA